The Dethiosulfovibrio peptidovorans genome includes the window ACGGCTCATGGGTTGATCGTACTCCTTGGGGTTGGGGAAAAGCTGCCAAAAATCCAAACCTCGGGGAAACATTTTATTGATCGGCAAAAGATCCAAAGGGCGGAAGAACAAAAGCTTTCCACTCTCTGGCTGTTTTGTGAGATAGAATGTCCGTCCGTCACCGGGCATGAAGGTGAACCTTCTGTCCTCTCCAGCAACGGAAAAGGCTCCAAATCTCTCTCGAGTAATGCCGTCGAACAGCTCTATCCGCAGAGCGACGTACCCCATTCGATCCATTCCCAGGTGTTTCCGATCGGTCATTTTTAGTTTGTAGAAAAGAAGCTTGATCCCTATGTCTCCCTTGGGACCTCGTCCCCTGAACCAGTCCGATTCCTGTTCGGGCGGGAGAACTAAAACCTGAGCGTATGGATATTCCCGGAGCAGGGTTACAAACTCTTCCGTGATCTTTTCGGGAAAGACGTCCACGGGGTAGTATTTACTTTTCCATATCTCAATAGGGGTGTCGTTTTGCACTGGCAGAACCACGATACTGATACCCGGTGTGGTCAAGACCGTGGCATGTGCTGCTCCTCCAGGAGTGCTCAAGATCGACAGACTCGTGAGGAGCAACAGCAGCGTTCGTCGAATGACGTTCATCAGTCCGGTCTCTCTCCTCTCCGTTTTTCGGGGTGTGTACGCTTCACTCTCCTATTGTATCCCCAATTGAAGCTCCGTGTTGAGTTCCTGGAAAAATTCGTCCAGATCACCGTCGATTCGGATATCGATTCGATCAGGGGCAAGATACGCAGGGGAGACGTACCCCTTGTTGACCACTATTATACTTCCTTTGCACAGAGATGGGAGGATGGCCGCTGGTGCGACCGTCAGGGACGATCCCAGAACGAGCAGAAGATCGGCCTTGTGCATCAGAGACTGGCATTCGTTCAGATGCATGACCGCCTCTCCGAAAAACACGATGTTCGGTTTGATGACTCCGCCACACCCGCAGCAGTGAGGCACCTCCTCGGCCATGGTCATCTTGTAAGAGGTTTTATAGTCGTAGGATTGTCCACACGAGATGCACCTGCTGCTCCAGACGCCGCCATGGATCTCCAAGACCGACTGTGAGCCCGCCTGTTGATGGAGGGCGTCGATATTCTGGGTGACGATGCCTTTGAGTTTCCCGTCTCGCTCCAGAGCTGCCAGAAAACGATGGGTGTAGGTCGGGGTGATTTTTTCCAGGGCCGTCAGAAACTCTCGATGGAACCGATAGAAAAAACTCGGGGCCTCAAGAAAAAAATCGATGTCAAAAATTCGCTCCGGATCGACGTCGTACTGACGCCTATAAATTCCGTTGGGACCTCGAAAGTCCGGGATCCCTGCGCTGGTAGAGACACCAGCTCCGCTGAGGACCGCCACCGATTGGGCTTCCCTCAGCAAGTTGACACAGTTCATGACCGAGGTACCTTGCTTTTTCATCTGAGACACCGTCCTTCTTTTAATGCAACCGGTTACATTGAGTGGTACAATTTTCTGCGACAATCACGAGCTCATCTCTTGAAGGAGGAAGATATGCTATGACTCACCTTACGTACGGAGTGGAGGACCGGCCTCGTTTTCCCGTTTTGATCCTTGCCGGAGCGCA containing:
- a CDS encoding RNA polymerase subunit sigma, with protein sequence MKKQGTSVMNCVNLLREAQSVAVLSGAGVSTSAGIPDFRGPNGIYRRQYDVDPERIFDIDFFLEAPSFFYRFHREFLTALEKITPTYTHRFLAALERDGKLKGIVTQNIDALHQQAGSQSVLEIHGGVWSSRCISCGQSYDYKTSYKMTMAEEVPHCCGCGGVIKPNIVFFGEAVMHLNECQSLMHKADLLLVLGSSLTVAPAAILPSLCKGSIIVVNKGYVSPAYLAPDRIDIRIDGDLDEFFQELNTELQLGIQ